Proteins found in one Streptomyces sp. CB09001 genomic segment:
- the egtD gene encoding L-histidine N(alpha)-methyltransferase: protein MSQFRLTRTLPEDATDAALRADVLAGLTSTPKWLPPKWFYDARGSELFEAITALPEYYPTRAEREILVDRAGEIAAATGARTLVELGSGSSEKTRVLLDALTERNGLRGYVPVDVSESALTQAGRALVTERPGLQVHALIADFTAGLTLPDTPGPRLVAFLGGTIGNLLPEERAAFLATVHSLLSPGDSLLLGTDLVKDEGVLVRAYDDAAGVTAEFNKNVLSVVNRELEADFAPAAFDHVALWNAEREWIEMRLRSRTAQSVKIQALDLAVDFADGEELRTEVSAKFRREGVRTELAAAGLDLAHWWTDGEGRFALSLSVAR from the coding sequence GTGAGCCAGTTCCGTCTGACCCGGACGCTGCCCGAGGACGCCACGGACGCCGCCCTGCGCGCCGACGTCCTGGCGGGCCTGACGAGCACGCCCAAGTGGCTGCCGCCGAAGTGGTTCTACGACGCGCGGGGCAGCGAGCTGTTCGAGGCGATCACCGCACTGCCCGAGTACTACCCGACCCGGGCCGAGCGGGAGATCCTCGTCGACCGGGCCGGGGAGATCGCGGCGGCGACCGGCGCCCGCACGCTGGTGGAGCTGGGCTCCGGCTCCTCGGAGAAGACGCGCGTGCTGCTCGACGCGCTCACCGAGCGGAACGGACTGCGCGGCTACGTGCCGGTCGACGTGAGCGAGAGCGCCCTCACCCAGGCCGGGCGGGCGCTCGTGACCGAGCGCCCCGGACTCCAGGTGCACGCGCTGATCGCCGACTTCACGGCCGGTCTGACGCTGCCCGACACGCCGGGCCCCCGGCTGGTGGCGTTCCTCGGCGGCACCATCGGCAACCTGCTGCCGGAGGAACGCGCCGCGTTCCTGGCCACCGTGCACTCCCTGCTCTCCCCGGGCGACAGCCTGTTGCTGGGCACCGACCTGGTCAAGGACGAGGGGGTGCTGGTCCGCGCGTACGACGACGCGGCCGGGGTGACGGCCGAGTTCAACAAGAACGTGCTGTCCGTGGTGAACCGCGAGCTGGAGGCCGACTTCGCGCCCGCGGCCTTCGATCATGTGGCGCTCTGGAACGCCGAACGGGAGTGGATCGAGATGCGGCTGCGCTCCCGCACCGCGCAGTCCGTGAAGATCCAGGCACTCGACCTGGCCGTGGACTTCGCGGACGGGGAGGAGTTGCGCACCGAGGTGTCCGCGAAGTTCCGGCGGGAGGGTGTGCGGACCGAGCTGGCGGCGGCCGGGCTCGACCTGGCCCACTGGTGGACGGACGGCGAGGGCCGTTTCGCCCTGTCGCTGAGCGTGGCGCGCTGA
- a CDS encoding extracellular solute-binding protein: MRRRLLALVSVSATVLSGCGLISQDGGSERHTVTVWLMKDSASQDFLKRFTEGFEADHPDLDLDVRIQEWTGIGDKVQAALKADGTDGPDVVEVGNTQVPQYAEGGRLQDLTLESMRDWGIRDWLPGLAEPGQWMSQQFGIPWYAANRVVIYRKDLFEQAGINEPPRTREEWLTATEKLDQNGDQGIYLAGQDWYTLSGFIWDEGGELATQDGEGGVWTGALDSAAALRGMDFYRELQALGEGPVDADEEHPPQAGVFANGQVAQIIAVPGQAQSILRENPELKGRIGFFPVPGKSADKPGAVFTGGSDLVVPKNTDQEDGARAVVEALVSTKWNTDLARTMNYVPNKKSLAEDVSGEEGIEAMAAGAAQGRATPGTPRWGAVEADNPIKEYMTNVLKGAKAKSEARKASDRVTELLDVNTR; this comes from the coding sequence GTGAGACGTCGCCTGCTCGCCCTTGTCAGTGTGTCCGCCACCGTGCTCAGCGGCTGCGGCCTGATCTCGCAGGACGGCGGGAGCGAACGGCACACCGTCACCGTGTGGCTGATGAAGGACAGCGCTTCGCAGGACTTCCTGAAGCGGTTCACCGAGGGCTTCGAGGCCGACCACCCCGACCTCGACCTGGACGTCCGCATCCAGGAGTGGACCGGGATCGGCGACAAGGTGCAGGCCGCGCTGAAGGCCGACGGCACGGACGGACCCGACGTCGTCGAGGTCGGCAACACCCAGGTCCCGCAGTACGCGGAGGGCGGCCGGCTGCAGGACCTGACCCTGGAGTCGATGCGCGACTGGGGCATCCGCGACTGGCTGCCGGGCCTCGCCGAACCCGGGCAGTGGATGTCCCAGCAGTTCGGCATCCCCTGGTACGCCGCCAACCGCGTCGTCATCTACCGCAAGGACCTCTTCGAGCAGGCCGGCATCAACGAGCCGCCCCGCACCCGCGAGGAGTGGCTCACCGCCACGGAGAAGCTCGACCAGAACGGCGACCAGGGCATCTACCTGGCCGGGCAGGACTGGTACACGCTCTCCGGATTCATCTGGGACGAGGGCGGCGAACTCGCCACCCAGGACGGCGAGGGCGGCGTCTGGACGGGCGCCCTGGACTCCGCGGCAGCCCTGCGCGGCATGGACTTCTACCGCGAACTGCAGGCCCTGGGCGAGGGCCCGGTCGACGCCGACGAGGAACACCCGCCGCAGGCCGGGGTCTTCGCCAACGGACAGGTCGCGCAGATCATCGCGGTGCCGGGCCAGGCCCAGTCCATCCTGCGCGAGAACCCCGAACTCAAGGGCAGGATCGGCTTCTTCCCGGTGCCCGGCAAGAGCGCCGACAAGCCCGGCGCCGTCTTCACCGGCGGCTCCGACCTCGTCGTCCCGAAGAACACCGACCAGGAGGACGGCGCCCGTGCCGTGGTCGAGGCGCTCGTGAGCACCAAGTGGAACACCGACCTGGCCCGCACCATGAACTACGTCCCCAACAAGAAGTCGCTCGCCGAGGACGTCTCCGGCGAGGAGGGGATCGAGGCCATGGCGGCCGGCGCCGCACAGGGCCGGGCGACCCCCGGTACGCCCCGGTGGGGCGCGGTCGAGGCGGACAACCCGATCAAGGAGTACATGACGAACGTGCTCAAGGGGGCGAAGGCGAAGTCGGAGGCCCGGAAGGCCTCCGACCGCGTCACCGAACTGCTGGACGTCAACACGCGCTGA
- a CDS encoding dodecin, with protein MSNHTYRVTEVVGTSPDGVDQAVRNAVTRASQTLRKLDWFEVTQVRGQIEDGQVAHWQVGLKLGFRLEESD; from the coding sequence ATGTCGAACCACACCTACCGGGTCACCGAGGTCGTCGGTACCTCGCCCGACGGCGTCGACCAGGCCGTCCGCAACGCCGTCACGCGCGCCTCGCAGACCCTGCGCAAGCTGGACTGGTTCGAGGTGACGCAGGTGCGCGGCCAGATCGAGGACGGGCAGGTCGCGCACTGGCAGGTCGGGCTCAAGCTCGGCTTCCGCCTGGAGGAGTCCGACTGA
- a CDS encoding LLM class flavin-dependent oxidoreductase has protein sequence MTPALATTRFSVLDRSRIRAGRSAGEALRDTVELAREAERLGYHRFWVAEHHGVPGVAGSAPTVLAAAVAGATRRIRVGTGGVMLPNHRPLVVAEQFGVLESLYPDRIDMGLGRSVGFTDGVRRALGREKDDAEDFDAQLAELLGWFRGTSPTGVHARPAEGLTVPPFVLAMGEGAAVAARAGLPMVIGDLRDRDRMRRGIDRYRAAFRPSEWSPEPYVVVSGTVAVAATPEAARRLLVPEAWSMAEARTRGSFPPLPTAEEVEARTMTGKERDLYEAGLAGHVTGTEEQVADELETLVKETGAQEVLVTTSTYDRAALLDSYRRLARVTGTGPLGTPA, from the coding sequence GTGACCCCTGCACTCGCCACCACCCGCTTCTCCGTCCTCGACCGCTCCCGCATCCGGGCGGGCCGCAGTGCCGGGGAGGCACTGCGCGACACCGTGGAGCTGGCCCGGGAGGCGGAGCGGCTCGGCTACCACCGGTTCTGGGTGGCGGAGCACCACGGCGTGCCCGGGGTGGCGGGATCGGCGCCGACCGTCCTCGCGGCGGCCGTGGCCGGGGCCACGCGCCGCATCCGCGTCGGCACCGGGGGCGTGATGCTGCCCAACCACCGGCCGCTGGTGGTCGCCGAGCAGTTCGGCGTGCTGGAGTCGCTCTACCCCGACCGGATCGACATGGGACTCGGCCGCTCGGTGGGCTTCACCGACGGCGTCCGCAGGGCGCTGGGCCGGGAGAAGGACGACGCCGAGGACTTCGACGCGCAACTGGCCGAGCTGCTCGGCTGGTTCCGGGGCACCTCGCCCACGGGCGTGCACGCGCGCCCCGCGGAGGGACTGACCGTACCGCCGTTCGTGCTGGCCATGGGCGAGGGCGCGGCCGTCGCGGCTCGTGCGGGCCTGCCGATGGTCATCGGCGACCTGCGCGACCGGGACCGGATGCGCCGCGGCATCGACCGCTACCGCGCCGCGTTCCGCCCCTCCGAGTGGAGCCCGGAGCCGTACGTCGTCGTCTCCGGCACCGTCGCGGTGGCCGCCACGCCCGAGGCGGCCCGGCGGCTCCTGGTCCCGGAGGCGTGGTCCATGGCCGAGGCCCGCACGCGGGGCTCCTTCCCGCCGCTGCCGACGGCCGAGGAGGTCGAGGCCCGGACCATGACAGGCAAGGAGCGCGACCTGTACGAGGCCGGTCTCGCCGGCCACGTCACCGGCACCGAGGAGCAGGTCGCCGACGAGCTGGAGACGCTCGTGAAGGAGACCGGCGCGCAGGAGGTGCTGGTCACCACCAGCACGTACGACCGTGCCGCGCTGCTCGACTCCTACCGGCGGCTCGCCCGTGTCACCGGTACGGGACCTCTCGGCACCCCGGCGTAG
- a CDS encoding excinuclease ABC subunit UvrA yields the protein MHSPHDPYVRVRDAREHNLRGVDVDVPRDVLAVFTGVSGSGKSSLAFGTVYAEAQRRYFESVAPYARRLIHQVGAPKVGGITGLPPAVSLQQRRATPTSRSSVGTVTNLSNSLRMLFSRAGTYPPGAERLDSDAFSPNTAAGACPECHGLGRVHRTTEELLVPDPSLSVRDGAIAAWPGAWQGKNLRDVLDALGYDVDRPWRELPAEAREWILFTDEQPVVTVHPVRDAGRIQRPYQGTYMSARRYVLKTFADSKSATLRAKAERFLTSAPCPVCGGGRLRAESLAVTVGGRSVAELAALPLAELPGLLPAEGETARVLTEDLTSRIAPVVELGLGYLSLDRPTPTLSAGELQRLRLATQLRSGLFGVVYVLDEPSAGLHPADTEALLTVLERLKAAGNSVFVVEHHLGVMRGADWIVDVGPLAGEHGGRVLYSGPVDGLAGVAESATARHLFDRSPAPAREPRTPRGTVTVGPVTRHNLREVTARFPLGVLTAVTGVSGSGKSTLVGEITEDLAGVDRLVSVDQRPIGRTPRSNLATYTGLFDVVRKVFAATDRARERGYGVGRFSFNVPGGRCETCQGEGFVSVELLFLPSTYAPCPDCGGARYNPETLEVVYRGRSIAEVLDLTVEGAAEFFADTPAVERSLAALLDVGLGYVRLGQPATELSGGEAQRIKLASELQRGRRGHTLYLLDEPTTGLHPADVEVLMRQLHRLVDAGHTVVVVEHDMSVVAGADHVLDLGPGGGDAGGRIVAAGPPVEVARARDSATAPYLSRALDGGQRR from the coding sequence ATGCACAGCCCCCATGACCCGTACGTCCGGGTGCGCGACGCCCGCGAGCACAACCTCAGGGGTGTGGACGTGGACGTCCCCCGGGACGTGCTGGCGGTGTTCACGGGCGTCTCCGGATCGGGGAAGTCGTCGCTGGCCTTCGGGACGGTCTACGCGGAGGCGCAGCGGCGCTACTTCGAGTCGGTCGCGCCCTACGCCCGGCGGCTGATCCACCAGGTCGGCGCGCCCAAGGTCGGCGGGATCACCGGGCTGCCGCCCGCCGTGTCGCTCCAGCAGCGGCGGGCGACGCCGACGTCCCGCTCCTCGGTGGGGACGGTCACCAACCTCTCCAATTCCCTGCGGATGCTCTTCTCCCGCGCCGGCACATACCCGCCGGGCGCCGAGCGGCTGGACTCCGACGCGTTCTCGCCGAACACGGCGGCCGGGGCCTGCCCGGAGTGCCACGGCCTCGGCCGGGTGCACCGCACGACCGAGGAGCTGCTGGTCCCGGATCCGTCGCTGTCCGTCCGGGACGGGGCGATCGCCGCGTGGCCGGGCGCGTGGCAGGGCAAGAACCTGCGGGACGTCCTCGACGCGCTCGGGTACGACGTGGACCGGCCCTGGCGCGAGCTGCCCGCCGAAGCGCGGGAGTGGATCCTGTTCACCGACGAGCAGCCGGTGGTCACGGTCCACCCGGTGCGGGACGCGGGCCGCATCCAGCGGCCGTACCAGGGCACGTACATGAGCGCCCGGCGCTACGTGCTGAAGACGTTCGCGGACTCGAAGAGCGCCACGCTGCGGGCGAAGGCGGAGCGCTTCCTGACCAGCGCGCCCTGCCCGGTGTGCGGCGGCGGCAGGCTGCGGGCCGAGTCCCTCGCGGTGACCGTCGGCGGCCGCAGCGTCGCAGAGCTGGCCGCGCTGCCGCTCGCCGAGCTGCCCGGCCTGCTGCCGGCCGAGGGCGAGACGGCCAGGGTCCTGACCGAGGACCTCACCTCCCGGATCGCGCCCGTCGTGGAGCTGGGGCTCGGCTATCTGAGCCTGGACCGGCCCACCCCCACCCTGTCGGCGGGCGAATTGCAGCGGCTGCGCCTCGCGACCCAGCTGCGCTCCGGGCTGTTCGGCGTCGTGTACGTCCTCGACGAGCCCTCGGCGGGTCTGCACCCGGCGGACACGGAGGCGCTCCTGACGGTCCTCGAACGGCTGAAGGCGGCCGGCAACTCGGTGTTCGTGGTGGAGCACCACCTCGGTGTGATGCGCGGCGCCGACTGGATCGTGGACGTCGGCCCGCTGGCCGGGGAGCACGGCGGGCGGGTGCTGTACAGCGGCCCGGTCGACGGGCTGGCCGGGGTCGCGGAGTCCGCCACCGCCCGTCACCTCTTCGACCGCTCCCCCGCGCCCGCCCGCGAGCCGCGCACCCCGCGCGGCACGGTGACGGTCGGACCGGTCACCCGGCACAACCTGCGCGAGGTCACCGCGCGGTTCCCGCTCGGGGTGCTGACCGCGGTGACCGGCGTGTCCGGCTCGGGGAAGTCGACGCTGGTCGGCGAGATCACGGAGGACCTGGCGGGGGTGGACCGGCTGGTCTCGGTCGACCAGCGGCCGATCGGCCGCACCCCGCGCTCCAACCTGGCCACCTACACGGGCCTGTTCGACGTCGTGCGCAAGGTCTTCGCCGCCACCGACCGGGCGAGGGAGCGCGGGTACGGCGTGGGCCGGTTCTCCTTCAACGTGCCTGGCGGGCGCTGCGAGACCTGCCAGGGCGAGGGCTTCGTCAGCGTCGAGCTGCTGTTCCTGCCGAGCACGTACGCGCCGTGCCCGGACTGCGGCGGTGCTCGCTACAACCCGGAGACGCTCGAAGTGGTGTACCGGGGGCGGAGCATCGCCGAGGTGCTGGACCTCACGGTGGAGGGCGCGGCAGAGTTCTTCGCGGACACGCCGGCGGTGGAGCGCAGTCTGGCCGCGCTGCTGGACGTCGGTCTGGGCTATGTGCGGCTCGGCCAGCCCGCGACGGAGCTGTCCGGCGGGGAGGCGCAGCGCATCAAGCTGGCGAGCGAGCTGCAGCGGGGACGCCGTGGCCACACCCTGTACCTGCTCGACGAGCCGACGACCGGTCTGCACCCGGCCGACGTGGAGGTGCTGATGCGCCAGTTGCACCGTCTGGTGGACGCCGGGCACACCGTGGTCGTGGTCGAGCACGACATGAGCGTGGTGGCGGGGGCCGACCACGTGCTCGACCTCGGGCCGGGCGGCGGCGACGCGGGCGGCCGGATCGTCGCCGCGGGGCCGCCCGTCGAGGTGGCGCGCGCCCGGGACAGCGCCACCGCGCCCTATCTGTCCCGGGCCCTGGACGGCGGGCAGCGCCGGTGA
- a CDS encoding PRC and DUF2382 domain-containing protein → MITREEIANVLDQPVYDGDGNKIGDAKHVFFDDMTGRPEWVSVKTGMFGSTESFVPIRDAALVQDHLEVPYGKDQVKGAPSVDVDAGGHLSETEEHRLYDYYGINWDSVLSEAERTDDGRSAAGPGTAGAAGAAGAAGAAGAAGMAGRTGGAGGKDMRGTAGTGKAGTAGGMTGRKGAMEREGMRGDEAMTRSEEQMRVGVERHESGRARLRKYVVTEEVQQTVPVTHEEVRVVREPITDANRDEALAGPEISEAEHEVTLHAERPVVETETVPVERVRMTTEELTENETVRGQVRKERIEAETESLTEDETGRGGKRRGRE, encoded by the coding sequence ATGATCACCCGTGAAGAGATCGCCAACGTCCTGGACCAACCGGTCTACGACGGTGACGGCAACAAGATCGGCGACGCGAAGCATGTCTTCTTCGACGACATGACCGGGCGCCCCGAGTGGGTGAGCGTCAAGACGGGCATGTTCGGCTCCACCGAGTCCTTCGTGCCCATCCGGGACGCCGCACTGGTGCAGGACCACCTCGAGGTTCCCTACGGCAAGGACCAGGTCAAGGGCGCGCCCTCTGTCGACGTCGACGCGGGCGGCCATCTGTCGGAGACCGAGGAGCACCGGCTCTACGACTACTACGGCATCAACTGGGACAGCGTGCTGTCCGAGGCTGAGCGTACCGACGACGGCCGCTCTGCCGCGGGACCGGGCACGGCGGGCGCGGCCGGAGCGGCGGGAGCCGCCGGAGCGGCGGGTGCGGCGGGCATGGCCGGCCGGACCGGCGGGGCCGGCGGGAAGGACATGCGCGGTACGGCCGGTACCGGCAAGGCCGGGACCGCCGGCGGCATGACCGGCCGCAAGGGCGCCATGGAACGCGAGGGCATGCGCGGCGACGAGGCCATGACCCGCTCCGAGGAGCAGATGCGCGTCGGCGTCGAACGGCACGAGTCGGGCCGGGCCAGGCTGCGCAAGTACGTGGTCACGGAAGAGGTCCAGCAGACCGTTCCGGTGACCCACGAGGAAGTGCGCGTGGTACGCGAGCCCATCACGGACGCCAACCGTGACGAGGCCCTGGCCGGGCCGGAGATCAGCGAGGCCGAGCACGAGGTCACGCTGCACGCGGAACGCCCCGTCGTGGAGACGGAGACGGTGCCGGTGGAGCGGGTCCGGATGACCACGGAGGAGCTCACGGAGAACGAGACGGTGCGCGGCCAGGTCCGCAAGGAGCGCATCGAGGCCGAGACCGAGTCCCTCACGGAGGACGAGACCGGTCGGGGCGGCAAGCGGCGGGGCCGCGAGTGA
- a CDS encoding lysophospholipid acyltransferase family protein produces the protein MSGWLPVAPCTPAACVERSRAAAAVPHAVLRLTAVAVLLLAGIAVVLAPAGLRRRLPAALVRRWCRWVVRAAGVRVRVTGAAVPGGGLLLVANHVSWLDIPLLAAVRPARMLAKSEIRRWPVAGAPTARAGVLFIERDRPRALPGTVDAIARALRAGAAVAVFPEGSTWCGRAHGPFRRAVFQAALDAGVPVQPVRIHYRTGERAVSTTPAFVGVDTLLASLWRVASARGLTAEVEVRPVVPPGRHRDRRALARAAEYAVHGDQGKAPSKSMCAL, from the coding sequence ATGAGCGGCTGGCTGCCCGTCGCGCCCTGCACCCCCGCCGCGTGCGTGGAACGGTCCCGGGCCGCGGCGGCCGTACCGCACGCCGTGCTGCGCCTCACCGCGGTCGCCGTGCTGCTCCTCGCCGGGATCGCCGTCGTGCTGGCCCCCGCCGGGCTGCGGCGCAGGCTGCCCGCGGCCCTGGTACGGCGCTGGTGCCGGTGGGTCGTGCGGGCCGCCGGGGTCCGGGTCCGCGTCACGGGGGCCGCCGTCCCCGGCGGCGGGCTGCTCCTCGTCGCCAACCACGTCTCCTGGCTCGACATCCCGCTGCTGGCCGCCGTACGCCCCGCGAGGATGCTGGCCAAGAGCGAGATCCGGCGCTGGCCGGTGGCGGGCGCACCGACGGCGCGCGCCGGGGTGCTGTTCATCGAACGGGACCGGCCGCGGGCCCTGCCGGGCACGGTCGACGCGATCGCGCGGGCCCTGCGCGCGGGCGCCGCGGTGGCCGTCTTCCCCGAGGGCAGCACGTGGTGCGGGCGGGCCCACGGCCCCTTCCGCCGGGCGGTGTTCCAGGCCGCCCTGGACGCAGGGGTGCCGGTCCAGCCGGTCCGGATCCACTACCGGACGGGGGAGCGGGCGGTGAGCACGACGCCCGCGTTCGTCGGCGTGGACACGCTGCTCGCCTCCCTGTGGCGGGTGGCGTCGGCGCGCGGCCTGACCGCCGAGGTGGAGGTGCGGCCGGTCGTACCGCCTGGCCGCCACCGTGACCGCCGTGCCCTGGCCCGGGCCGCCGAGTACGCGGTCCACGGTGACCAGGGGAAAGCACCTTCGAAAAGTATGTGTGCTTTGTGA
- a CDS encoding GNAT family N-acyltransferase: MTGVLTADRPPKPAAPRRYTVALARDEDDVRAAQRLRHDVFAGEMGALLASPQPGYDVDPFDAYCDHLLVREETTGQVVGTYRLLPPERAAVAGRLYAESEFDLASLDAIRPSLVEVGRSCVHPDHRDGAVIGLVWAGIARYMTDRGHAWLAGCCSLPLADGGALAAGAWDRVRTKHLAPEEYRVRPLLPWVPRPAAPAARTELPALLRGYLRLGAWVCGEPAHDVDFGVADLYVLLPMNRVDPRYLRHFLSLAPA, encoded by the coding sequence ATGACCGGCGTACTGACCGCTGACCGTCCCCCGAAGCCCGCCGCTCCCCGTCGCTACACCGTCGCCCTCGCCCGCGACGAGGACGACGTGCGGGCCGCCCAGCGGCTGCGGCACGACGTGTTCGCCGGGGAGATGGGCGCGCTGCTGGCGAGCCCGCAGCCCGGGTACGACGTCGACCCCTTCGACGCCTACTGCGACCACCTGCTCGTGCGCGAGGAGACGACCGGGCAGGTCGTCGGCACCTACCGGCTGCTGCCGCCGGAGCGCGCGGCGGTCGCCGGACGGCTGTACGCGGAGAGCGAGTTCGACCTCGCCTCCCTGGACGCGATCCGGCCCTCCCTGGTCGAGGTCGGCCGGTCCTGTGTGCACCCCGACCACCGCGACGGCGCCGTCATCGGACTCGTCTGGGCCGGCATAGCCCGCTACATGACCGACCGCGGCCACGCGTGGCTGGCGGGTTGCTGCTCGCTCCCGCTCGCCGACGGCGGGGCCCTCGCCGCGGGAGCCTGGGACCGGGTGCGGACCAAGCACCTGGCGCCCGAGGAGTACCGGGTACGGCCGCTGCTGCCGTGGGTCCCGCGCCCGGCCGCGCCCGCCGCCCGCACCGAGCTGCCGGCGCTGCTGCGCGGCTACCTCCGGCTCGGCGCCTGGGTCTGCGGGGAGCCCGCGCACGACGTGGACTTCGGCGTCGCGGACCTGTACGTGCTGCTGCCGATGAACCGGGTCGACCCGCGCTACCTGCGGCACTTCCTCTCGCTGGCCCCGGCCTGA
- a CDS encoding succinate dehydrogenase/fumarate reductase iron-sulfur subunit, translating to MKLTLRVWRQKNADADGVMSTYEVDGISSDMSFLEMLDTLNEELILKGEDPVAFDHDCREGICGACSLVINGDAHGPERTTTCQLHMRSFKDGDTIDIEPWRASAFPVVKDLVVDRSAFDRIIQAGGYITAPTGAAPEAHATPVPKPDADLAFEHAECIGCGACVAACPNGAAMLFTSAKVNHLGVLPQGAPERETRVLDMVAQMDDEGFGGCTLTGECATACPKGIPLVSITSMNKEWLRATRKVARK from the coding sequence ATGAAGCTCACCCTGCGCGTCTGGCGCCAGAAGAACGCCGACGCCGACGGCGTCATGTCCACGTACGAGGTGGACGGAATCTCCAGCGACATGTCCTTCCTGGAGATGCTCGACACCCTCAACGAGGAACTCATCCTCAAGGGCGAGGACCCGGTCGCCTTCGACCACGACTGCCGCGAGGGCATCTGCGGCGCCTGCTCGCTGGTCATCAACGGCGACGCCCACGGCCCCGAGCGCACCACCACCTGCCAACTGCACATGCGGTCCTTCAAGGACGGCGACACCATCGACATCGAGCCCTGGCGGGCCTCCGCATTCCCGGTCGTCAAGGACCTCGTCGTCGACCGCTCGGCCTTCGACCGGATCATCCAGGCCGGCGGCTACATCACCGCGCCCACCGGTGCCGCGCCGGAGGCGCACGCGACGCCGGTGCCGAAGCCGGACGCCGACCTCGCCTTCGAGCACGCGGAGTGCATCGGCTGCGGCGCGTGCGTGGCGGCCTGCCCCAACGGGGCGGCGATGCTGTTCACTTCCGCGAAGGTGAACCACCTGGGCGTCCTGCCGCAGGGCGCGCCCGAGCGGGAGACGCGGGTGCTCGACATGGTGGCGCAGATGGACGACGAGGGCTTCGGCGGCTGCACGCTCACCGGCGAGTGCGCGACGGCGTGCCCGAAGGGCATTCCCCTGGTGTCCATCACCAGCATGAACAAGGAGTGGCTGCGGGCCACGCGCAAGGTGGCCAGGAAGTAG